A region from the uncultured Stenotrophomonas sp. genome encodes:
- a CDS encoding Ribosomal RNA small subunit methyltransferase C — protein MSASHDAPLQTLFLPFAHGTLDWPQGPVLFLRARDGWPLREYAAAGQLVCMQSFRPFAQALEHGGWEVRDEAALESSDARYPLVLVLPPRQRDEARALLARALEQVAPGGVLVACQSNNEGARSGESDLQQLAGLGGKLTKNHCRVFWTAPLEGGHDEALRRRWVALDAPRPIVGGRFHSRPGVFAWDRIDPASALLVEQLPADLAGRGADLGAGWGYLSAEVLARCPKVTALDLYEAESRALELARRNLAGSAAQLDFRWHDVTAGIDGRYDFIVSNPPFHTPAREDRPDIGQRFIAVAAQALRPGGRLFMVANRHLPYEQILNDSFGQVRVAAERDGFKVIVGTRGGRA, from the coding sequence ATGTCCGCTTCGCACGACGCTCCCCTGCAGACTCTTTTCCTTCCCTTCGCCCATGGCACGCTGGACTGGCCGCAGGGACCGGTGCTGTTCCTGCGCGCCCGCGACGGCTGGCCGCTGCGCGAGTATGCCGCCGCCGGGCAACTGGTCTGCATGCAGAGCTTCCGCCCGTTCGCGCAGGCGCTGGAGCACGGCGGCTGGGAGGTGCGCGACGAAGCCGCGCTGGAATCCTCGGACGCACGCTACCCGCTGGTGCTGGTGCTGCCGCCACGCCAGCGCGACGAGGCCCGTGCACTGCTGGCGCGCGCGCTGGAGCAGGTGGCGCCGGGCGGCGTACTGGTCGCCTGCCAGTCCAACAACGAGGGCGCACGCTCGGGCGAAAGCGACCTGCAGCAACTGGCCGGGCTGGGCGGCAAGCTGACCAAGAACCACTGCCGCGTGTTCTGGACCGCGCCACTGGAGGGTGGCCACGACGAAGCGTTGCGCAGGCGCTGGGTGGCGCTGGATGCGCCGCGGCCGATCGTGGGCGGGCGCTTCCACAGCCGTCCCGGGGTGTTCGCCTGGGACCGCATCGATCCGGCCTCGGCGCTGCTGGTCGAACAGCTGCCGGCCGACTTGGCCGGACGCGGCGCGGACCTCGGCGCCGGCTGGGGCTACCTGTCGGCCGAGGTGCTGGCGCGCTGCCCGAAGGTGACGGCGCTGGACCTGTACGAGGCCGAATCGCGTGCGCTGGAACTGGCCCGCCGCAATCTCGCCGGCAGCGCCGCGCAGCTGGATTTCCGCTGGCACGACGTCACTGCCGGCATCGATGGCCGCTACGACTTCATCGTCTCCAACCCGCCGTTCCACACCCCGGCGCGCGAGGACCGGCCGGACATCGGCCAGCGCTTCATCGCCGTGGCCGCACAGGCGCTGCGCCCCGGCGGACGGTTGTTCATGGTCGCCAACCGGCACCTGCCCTACGAGCAGATCCTCAACGACAGCTTCGGGCAGGTGCGGGTGGCTGCCGAGCGCGACGGCTTCAAGGTCATCGTCGGCACCCGCGGGGGCCGCGCATGA
- the rsuA gene encoding Ribosomal small subunit pseudouridine synthase A, which translates to MKLVKHIANLGYGSRKQVQLMFREGRITDAEGEVLYADDKVEHDVIRVDGEPLDPPPGLTLMLHKPAGYTCSTKDHGRLIYDLLPARFRERSPLLSPVGRLDRDTSGLLLMTDDGALLHRIVSPKSKLDKVYEAQLAQDLRGDEAATFASGTLLLESEDKPLLPAELEVFGPRSARLTLHEGRYHQVRRMFAAVGNHVEALHRSRVGGLELGELPEGQWRTLSAADLDTLFGVTP; encoded by the coding sequence ATGAAGCTGGTCAAGCACATCGCCAACCTCGGCTACGGCAGTCGCAAACAGGTGCAGCTGATGTTCCGGGAGGGCCGCATCACCGACGCCGAGGGCGAAGTGCTGTATGCCGACGACAAGGTGGAACATGACGTCATCCGCGTCGATGGCGAGCCGCTCGATCCGCCGCCCGGCCTGACCCTGATGCTGCACAAACCGGCCGGCTACACCTGCTCGACCAAGGACCACGGCCGGCTGATCTACGACCTGCTTCCCGCCCGTTTCCGCGAGCGTTCGCCGCTGCTGTCGCCGGTGGGGCGGCTGGACCGCGACACCAGCGGCCTGCTGCTGATGACCGACGACGGTGCATTGCTGCACCGGATCGTGTCGCCGAAGTCGAAACTGGACAAGGTGTACGAGGCGCAACTGGCGCAGGACCTGCGTGGCGACGAGGCGGCCACCTTCGCCAGCGGCACTTTGCTGCTGGAGTCGGAGGACAAGCCGCTGCTGCCGGCCGAACTGGAAGTGTTCGGCCCGCGTAGCGCGCGGCTGACCCTGCACGAAGGCCGCTACCACCAGGTGCGGCGCATGTTCGCTGCGGTTGGCAACCACGTCGAAGCGCTGCACCGCAGCCGCGTCGGCGGGCTGGAGCTTGGCGAGCTGCCGGAAGGGCAGTGGCGGACGTTGTCCGCGGCCGACCTCGACACCCTGTTCGGAGTGACGCCGTGA
- a CDS encoding Hydrolase yields MALATLPQAVVFDMDGLMLDSERALLGCLAQAGSAAGHDLPEDFLLSLIGSSDALTRQLIGAQVGADAVDALLQDSYARYDGIVAAGVPYRPGIIELLDTLAAHGVPRAVATSTRRPLALRKLEAAGLLRYFEHVATSSDVAHPKPAPDIYLLAASKLGVDPAQCLALEDSPTGVRAALAAGMHVIQIPDLLVPDESVRALGHRIAGSLHEVRGLLQPLLTLPA; encoded by the coding sequence ATGGCGCTGGCGACGCTGCCGCAGGCGGTGGTCTTCGACATGGACGGGCTGATGCTCGACAGCGAGCGCGCCCTGCTGGGCTGCCTCGCGCAGGCGGGCAGCGCGGCCGGCCACGATCTGCCGGAGGATTTCCTGCTGTCGCTGATCGGCTCCAGCGACGCGCTCACTCGCCAGCTCATCGGTGCCCAGGTCGGCGCCGACGCGGTCGACGCACTGCTGCAGGATTCCTATGCGCGCTACGACGGCATCGTCGCCGCCGGCGTGCCGTACCGGCCCGGCATCATCGAGCTGCTCGACACGCTGGCCGCCCACGGCGTGCCGCGCGCGGTGGCTACTTCGACCCGCCGCCCGCTGGCGCTGCGCAAGCTCGAAGCCGCCGGCCTGCTGCGCTACTTCGAGCACGTGGCGACCAGCAGCGACGTTGCCCATCCCAAGCCGGCGCCGGATATCTACCTGCTGGCCGCCAGCAAGCTGGGCGTGGACCCGGCGCAGTGCCTGGCGCTGGAAGATTCGCCCACCGGCGTGCGCGCCGCGCTGGCCGCTGGCATGCATGTCATCCAGATCCCCGACCTGCTGGTGCCGGACGAGAGCGTGCGCGCGCTGGGCCACCGCATCGCCGGCTCGCTGCATGAGGTGCGCGGACTGTTGCAGCCGCTGTTGACCCTGCCGGCCTGA
- a CDS encoding conserved hypothetical protein (Evidence 4 : Homologs of previously reported genes of unknown function), which translates to MTDSLPASDPIADTRRWLEKAVIGLNLCPFAKAVYVKQQVRFVLSDATTPEALLEELAEELVLLRDTPAEQIDTTLIVHPQVLGDFLDYNDFLDNADAAVEALDLQGILQVASFHPRYQFAGTAPSDVGNYTNRAPYPTLHLLREDSVERAVAAFPDPDVIVERNIATLDELGVEGWNTLLAGE; encoded by the coding sequence GTGACTGATTCCCTGCCCGCCAGCGACCCGATCGCCGACACCCGCCGCTGGCTGGAAAAGGCGGTGATCGGGCTGAACCTGTGTCCGTTCGCCAAGGCGGTGTACGTCAAGCAGCAGGTGCGCTTCGTGCTCAGCGACGCCACCACGCCCGAGGCTCTGCTGGAGGAGCTGGCCGAGGAACTGGTGCTGCTGCGCGATACCCCGGCCGAACAGATCGACACCACGCTGATCGTGCACCCGCAGGTACTGGGCGATTTCCTCGACTACAACGATTTCCTCGACAATGCCGACGCGGCGGTGGAGGCGCTGGATTTGCAGGGCATCCTGCAGGTGGCCAGCTTCCACCCGCGCTACCAGTTCGCCGGCACCGCGCCGAGTGATGTGGGCAACTACACCAACCGCGCGCCATACCCCACGCTGCACCTGCTGCGCGAGGACAGCGTGGAGCGCGCGGTAGCCGCATTCCCCGACCCGGACGTGATCGTCGAGCGCAACATCGCCACGCTGGACGAACTGGGCGTGGAGGGCTGGAACACGCTGCTGGCCGGGGAGTGA
- a CDS encoding conserved hypothetical protein (Evidence 4 : Homologs of previously reported genes of unknown function): MPSFDVVSEVDKHELTNAIDQANRELSTRFDFKGVDAKFEQDGDKLIKLAAPSDFQLKQMADILKQRLAARGIDFRCMEFGDIETNLGGARQQVTVKQGIEQKLAKQIAAKIKESRIKVDTQINGDKLRVNGKKRDDLQEVIALLKKNEFEQPLQFDNFRD, translated from the coding sequence ATGCCTTCCTTCGACGTCGTCTCCGAAGTCGACAAGCACGAGCTGACCAACGCCATCGACCAGGCCAACCGCGAGCTGTCCACCCGCTTCGACTTCAAGGGCGTGGACGCGAAGTTCGAACAGGACGGCGACAAGCTGATCAAGCTGGCCGCGCCTTCGGACTTCCAGCTCAAGCAGATGGCCGACATCCTGAAGCAGCGCCTGGCCGCGCGCGGCATCGACTTCCGCTGCATGGAGTTCGGCGACATCGAGACCAACCTCGGCGGCGCGCGCCAGCAGGTGACGGTCAAGCAGGGCATCGAGCAGAAGCTGGCCAAGCAGATCGCCGCGAAGATCAAGGAATCCAGGATCAAGGTGGACACCCAGATCAACGGCGACAAGCTGCGGGTGAACGGCAAGAAGCGCGACGACCTGCAGGAAGTGATCGCGCTGTTGAAGAAGAACGAGTTCGAGCAGCCGCTGCAGTTCGACAACTTCCGTGACTGA
- a CDS encoding putative beta-lactamase (Evidence 3 : Function proposed based on presence of conserved amino acid motif, structural feature or limited homology): MPLPTLLRRSLCGLILLGSCASAAAQVPSATDLAQLDGFALELEAAGRFSGVVLVAHEGEVVFEKAYGLRDENGETPLVADDRFNLASAGKMFTSVAILQQVAAGRVTLDSHVGEVLKDYPNRAFADTVTVRQLLTHTAGAGDVDELFGVEHAVQRARLRTPADIIALHGGRPPEFVPGTQQKYGNYGYVVLGRMLEVLTGQDFEPYVREHVLKPAGMIRTGFVDCDDPAPDLAAGYVEVEGKRVRNCATLPVRGFAAGGQVAPAGDLLRFVEALRDGRLLPLLLFMEATTPQHEFMGLGFFATGYGPGVPERDFRWGHGGSADGICTDVRTYPHTGETVIVLSNKDAPACYAVANQLHAQWRPQP; this comes from the coding sequence ATGCCCCTGCCCACCCTCCTGCGCCGCAGCCTGTGCGGCCTGATCCTGCTCGGCAGCTGCGCTTCGGCCGCCGCACAGGTGCCTTCGGCCACCGACCTCGCGCAGCTGGACGGCTTCGCCCTCGAGCTGGAGGCGGCCGGCCGCTTCTCCGGCGTGGTACTGGTCGCGCACGAGGGCGAGGTGGTGTTCGAGAAGGCCTACGGCCTGCGCGACGAGAACGGCGAAACGCCGCTGGTCGCCGACGACCGGTTCAACCTGGCCTCGGCCGGCAAGATGTTCACCAGCGTGGCGATCCTGCAGCAGGTCGCCGCCGGCCGCGTCACCTTGGACAGCCACGTCGGCGAAGTGTTGAAGGACTACCCCAACCGCGCCTTCGCCGACACGGTGACGGTGCGCCAGCTGCTCACCCACACCGCCGGCGCCGGCGATGTCGATGAACTGTTCGGCGTCGAGCACGCCGTGCAGCGCGCACGACTGCGCACGCCGGCGGACATCATCGCGCTGCATGGCGGCCGTCCACCGGAGTTTGTGCCGGGCACGCAACAGAAATACGGCAACTACGGCTACGTGGTGCTGGGGCGGATGCTCGAGGTGCTGACCGGGCAGGATTTCGAGCCCTACGTCCGCGAGCACGTGCTGAAGCCGGCCGGGATGATCCGCACCGGCTTCGTCGACTGCGACGACCCGGCACCGGACCTGGCTGCCGGCTACGTCGAGGTCGAGGGCAAGCGCGTGCGCAACTGCGCGACACTGCCGGTGCGGGGCTTCGCTGCCGGCGGACAGGTGGCGCCGGCCGGCGACCTGCTGCGCTTCGTCGAAGCGCTGCGCGACGGCCGCCTGCTGCCGCTGCTGCTGTTCATGGAAGCGACCACGCCGCAGCACGAATTCATGGGACTGGGCTTCTTCGCCACCGGCTATGGCCCGGGCGTGCCCGAGCGCGACTTCCGCTGGGGCCACGGCGGCAGCGCCGATGGCATCTGCACCGACGTGCGTACCTACCCGCACACCGGCGAGACGGTGATCGTGCTGTCCAACAAGGACGCCCCGGCCTGTTACGCGGTGGCCAACCAGCTGCACGCGCAGTGGCGGCCGCAACCATGA
- a CDS encoding conserved membrane hypothetical protein (Evidence 4 : Homologs of previously reported genes of unknown function), producing MSVSSPSAARSPVTAVAWMLAAVAFFSLMDAGMKLLSASYPVLQVTMLRGAASLPFVLVWVLASAGPRSLVPVRWGLHLLRGVLGMVMIGCFVHALRSLPLSTAYSIYFVAPLLVAALSVPLLGERVGPRRWVAIGIGLVGVLVVLRPGTDGLISLPGLMVLLAATAYAIAAVTVSLLTRTDTPQSMVVWFLLLLAVGAGLLAWPQWQPLQFRHAGLIAGMGLAGALGQIALTRAFQLGQASMVAPLEYTGLVWVIGWDLLLWGVLPDRVTWIGAAIIVASGLYLLHRERVQHARRAGQVDHP from the coding sequence ATGTCCGTTTCCTCCCCGTCCGCCGCCCGCTCGCCTGTGACCGCCGTGGCCTGGATGCTGGCCGCCGTCGCGTTCTTCTCGCTGATGGACGCCGGCATGAAGCTGCTGTCGGCCAGCTACCCGGTGCTGCAGGTGACCATGCTGCGCGGCGCCGCCTCGCTGCCGTTCGTGCTGGTGTGGGTGCTGGCCAGCGCAGGGCCGCGTTCGCTGGTGCCGGTGCGCTGGGGCCTGCACCTGCTGCGTGGCGTGCTGGGCATGGTGATGATCGGCTGCTTCGTCCACGCGCTGCGCAGCCTGCCGCTGTCCACCGCCTATTCGATCTATTTCGTCGCGCCGCTGCTGGTGGCGGCGCTGTCGGTGCCGCTGCTGGGCGAACGGGTGGGGCCGCGGCGCTGGGTCGCCATCGGCATTGGTCTGGTCGGCGTGCTGGTGGTGTTGCGCCCCGGCACCGACGGGCTGATCTCGCTGCCGGGGCTGATGGTGCTGCTGGCGGCCACCGCCTACGCCATCGCCGCGGTGACGGTGAGCCTGCTCACCCGCACCGATACCCCGCAATCGATGGTGGTGTGGTTCCTGCTGCTGCTGGCGGTCGGCGCCGGGTTGCTGGCCTGGCCGCAATGGCAGCCGCTGCAATTCAGGCACGCCGGGCTGATCGCCGGCATGGGCCTGGCCGGGGCGCTGGGGCAGATCGCGCTGACCCGCGCCTTCCAATTGGGGCAGGCGTCGATGGTCGCGCCGCTGGAATACACCGGGCTGGTCTGGGTGATCGGCTGGGACCTGCTGCTGTGGGGCGTGCTGCCGGACCGGGTGACCTGGATCGGCGCAGCCATCATCGTCGCCAGCGGCCTGTACCTGCTGCACCGCGAGCGCGTCCAGCACGCGCGGCGGGCCGGGCAGGTGGATCATCCCTGA
- a CDS encoding Twitching mobility protein PilT yields MILVDANVLLDVLTDDPRWFDWSATQLDACATRGRLCINPIIYAEISVGFERIEELDDALPAEAFARLELPWEAGFLAGKAFLNYRRAQGSRTSPLPDFYIGAHAAIAGMPLLTRDARRYRTYFPRLELICP; encoded by the coding sequence ATGATTCTGGTCGACGCCAACGTCCTGCTGGACGTGCTGACCGACGATCCGCGCTGGTTCGACTGGTCCGCCACGCAACTGGATGCCTGCGCCACGCGTGGGCGGCTGTGCATCAACCCCATCATCTATGCCGAAATCTCGGTGGGGTTCGAGCGCATCGAGGAACTCGACGATGCCCTGCCGGCAGAAGCCTTCGCCCGCCTTGAACTGCCATGGGAAGCCGGCTTCCTCGCCGGCAAGGCATTTCTGAACTACCGCCGCGCACAGGGCAGCCGTACCTCGCCGCTGCCGGATTTCTACATCGGCGCCCATGCCGCCATTGCCGGCATGCCGTTGCTGACACGGGATGCCAGGCGCTACCGCACCTACTTTCCCCGTCTGGAATTGATCTGCCCCTGA
- a CDS encoding conserved hypothetical protein (Evidence 4 : Homologs of previously reported genes of unknown function), whose protein sequence is MFANTARLDLRLSGEDKDRINRAAAARGLPVSAFVREAVLREADAALTQPRPTGSLAARLRGRASARLSTDEIMQLTRGA, encoded by the coding sequence ATGTTCGCCAACACCGCCCGCCTCGACCTGCGCCTGAGCGGCGAGGACAAGGACCGCATCAACCGCGCCGCCGCCGCACGTGGCCTGCCGGTATCCGCCTTCGTGCGCGAAGCCGTGCTGCGCGAAGCCGATGCCGCCCTCACCCAACCGCGCCCCACCGGCTCGCTAGCCGCACGCCTGCGTGGCCGCGCCAGCGCACGCCTGAGCACCGACGAGATCATGCAGCTCACCCGCGGCGCATGA
- the metN gene encoding DL-methionine transporter subunit; ATP-binding component of ABC superfamily (Evidence 2a : Function of homologous gene experimentally demonstrated in an other organism; PubMedId : 12169620, 12218041; Product type t : transporter), with product MIEFQNLHKSYAVEGRAITALHPLDLSIGAGEVFGIIGHSGAGKSTLIRLINRLEEPSGGRVLIDGQDATALGIDGLRALRRQVGMIFQHFNLLSARTVAGNVAFPLELAGTPKAQVDARVDELLHTVGLEAHAAKYPAQLSGGQKQRVGIARALATRPKILLCDEATSALDPQTTAQVLALLGRINRELGLTIVLITHEMDVIRRVCDRVAVLDAGHLVESGPVSEVFLHPRHPTTRRFVSESEHVDEGELYRDFAAVDGRVVRLTFLGDGTYEPLLGRIARQTGVDYNILSGRIDRIKDTPYGQLTVALVGGDQNAAQAGFVEAGVHVEELRR from the coding sequence GTGATCGAGTTCCAGAACCTGCACAAATCCTATGCCGTGGAAGGCCGCGCGATCACCGCGCTGCATCCGCTCGACCTGTCCATCGGGGCCGGTGAGGTGTTCGGCATCATCGGCCATTCCGGCGCCGGCAAGTCCACCCTGATCCGCCTGATCAACCGGCTGGAGGAGCCCAGCGGCGGCCGCGTGCTGATCGACGGGCAGGACGCCACCGCGCTGGGCATCGACGGCCTGCGCGCGCTGCGCCGGCAGGTTGGCATGATCTTCCAGCACTTCAATCTGCTGTCGGCGCGCACCGTGGCCGGCAACGTCGCCTTCCCGCTGGAACTGGCCGGCACGCCGAAGGCGCAGGTCGATGCGCGGGTGGACGAACTGCTGCATACCGTCGGCCTTGAAGCGCACGCGGCCAAGTACCCGGCGCAGCTGTCCGGCGGGCAGAAGCAGCGTGTCGGCATCGCCCGCGCACTGGCGACGCGCCCGAAGATCCTGCTGTGCGACGAGGCCACCAGCGCGCTCGACCCGCAGACCACCGCGCAGGTGCTGGCGTTGCTGGGCAGGATCAACCGCGAGCTGGGCCTGACCATCGTGCTGATCACCCACGAGATGGACGTGATCCGCCGCGTCTGCGACCGCGTGGCGGTGCTCGACGCCGGCCACCTGGTCGAGAGCGGGCCGGTGAGCGAGGTGTTCCTGCACCCGCGGCATCCGACCACGCGCCGCTTCGTGTCCGAATCCGAACACGTGGACGAGGGCGAGCTGTACCGTGACTTCGCCGCAGTGGACGGACGCGTGGTGCGCCTGACCTTCCTCGGCGACGGCACCTACGAGCCGCTGCTGGGCCGCATCGCGCGGCAGACCGGGGTGGACTACAACATCCTGTCCGGGCGCATCGACCGCATCAAGGACACGCCCTACGGGCAGCTGACTGTCGCCCTGGTCGGAGGCGACCAGAACGCCGCCCAGGCCGGTTTCGTCGAAGCCGGCGTGCACGTGGAGGAGCTGCGCCGATGA
- the metI gene encoding DL-methionine transporter subunit; membrane component protein of ABC superfamily (Evidence 2a : Function of homologous gene experimentally demonstrated in an other organism; PubMedId : 12169620, 12218041, 12819857; Product type t : transporter) has translation MIFATAGGFFRHLDAGKWADIGQATLDTLQMLAGSLPLTMAIGLPLGVLLFLTGSPQLRRRPLLYAVTALVVNVLRSVPFIILMIVLIPVTLAMMGTSLGVRGAILPLVVGAAPFYARLVETALREVDRGVIEASQAMGATTSQLVFKVLLPEARPGLIAGATVTTIALIGFTAMGGAIGSGGLGDLAFRDGYQRSHTDVALVTVVLLLILVQLLQMLGDRLVRHYTRR, from the coding sequence ATGATCTTCGCAACCGCCGGTGGCTTCTTCCGCCACCTCGATGCAGGCAAGTGGGCCGATATCGGCCAGGCCACCCTCGACACCTTGCAGATGCTGGCCGGCTCGCTGCCGCTGACGATGGCGATCGGCCTGCCGCTGGGCGTGCTGCTGTTCCTGACCGGCTCGCCGCAGCTGCGCCGCCGCCCGCTGCTGTACGCGGTGACGGCGCTGGTGGTGAACGTGCTGCGCTCGGTGCCCTTCATCATCCTGATGATCGTGCTGATCCCGGTGACGCTGGCGATGATGGGCACCTCGCTGGGCGTGCGCGGCGCGATCCTGCCGCTGGTGGTCGGTGCCGCGCCGTTCTACGCGCGGCTGGTGGAAACCGCGCTGCGCGAGGTGGACCGCGGCGTCATCGAGGCCAGCCAGGCGATGGGCGCGACCACATCGCAACTGGTGTTCAAGGTGCTGCTGCCCGAGGCCCGGCCCGGCCTGATCGCCGGTGCCACGGTGACCACCATCGCCCTGATCGGCTTCACCGCGATGGGCGGCGCGATCGGCTCCGGCGGCCTTGGCGACCTGGCCTTCCGCGACGGCTACCAGCGCTCGCACACCGACGTGGCGCTGGTCACGGTGGTATTGCTGCTGATCCTGGTGCAACTGCTGCAGATGCTGGGCGACCGGCTGGTGCGCCACTACACTCGCCGTTGA
- the metQ gene encoding DL-methionine transporter subunit; periplasmic-binding component of ABC superfamily (Evidence 2a : Function of homologous gene experimentally demonstrated in an other organism; PubMedId : 12169620, 12218041, 12819857, 1459951; Product type t : transporter), with protein sequence MKTSLFRPLLAVAAVLALSACGKPAADESRLVVAATAVPHAEILDVVKPLLEKEGVTLDVRVFNDYVQPNDQLVQKQVDANYFQTEPYLDAYNRDRKTTLVTVAGVHIEPFGAYSHRVKSLDELADGADVVIPNDPSNNSRALILLDKAGVIKLKDPSNALSTQRDIVENPKQLKFRELDSAMLPRVLDQVDLALINTNYALDAGLNPTRDALAIESSDSPYVNFLVSRADNKDDARVQKLAHALTSPEVKAFIEQKYKGAVLPAF encoded by the coding sequence ATGAAGACTTCCCTGTTCCGTCCGCTGCTCGCCGTCGCCGCCGTGCTGGCGCTGTCGGCCTGCGGCAAGCCCGCCGCCGATGAATCGAGGCTGGTGGTCGCCGCCACCGCGGTGCCGCACGCCGAGATACTGGACGTGGTCAAGCCGCTGCTGGAGAAGGAGGGCGTCACCCTCGACGTGCGCGTGTTCAACGACTACGTGCAGCCCAACGACCAGCTGGTGCAGAAGCAGGTGGACGCCAACTACTTCCAGACCGAGCCCTATCTGGATGCCTACAACCGCGACCGCAAGACCACGCTGGTGACCGTGGCCGGCGTGCACATCGAGCCGTTCGGCGCCTATTCGCACCGGGTCAAGTCGCTGGACGAACTGGCCGACGGTGCCGACGTGGTGATCCCCAACGACCCGAGCAACAACAGCCGCGCGCTGATCCTGCTGGACAAGGCCGGGGTCATCAAGCTCAAGGACCCGTCCAACGCCCTGTCCACCCAGCGCGACATCGTCGAGAACCCGAAGCAGCTCAAGTTCCGCGAGCTGGATTCGGCGATGCTGCCGCGGGTGCTCGACCAGGTCGACCTGGCGCTGATCAACACCAACTATGCGCTCGATGCTGGCCTCAACCCGACGCGGGACGCGCTGGCGATCGAAAGCAGCGATTCGCCCTACGTGAACTTCCTCGTCAGCCGCGCGGACAACAAGGATGACGCGCGCGTGCAGAAGCTGGCCCATGCGCTGACCAGCCCGGAAGTGAAGGCCTTCATCGAGCAGAAATACAAGGGCGCGGTGCTGCCTGCGTTCTGA
- a CDS encoding conserved hypothetical protein (Evidence 4 : Homologs of previously reported genes of unknown function), whose translation MGLLRFAGRRMARFLAQPRRHQTRPSTSDPALLARTLQRGDVLLVEGNSRFATAIKYLTQSTWSHAALYIGEEPLAEGGPPRPMLIDADVEQGVRRIGLGEFAHQHTRICRPQGLPPEAVDRLVDYMRARIGHSYDLKNVFDLARYLIRQPPVPAHMRRRLIALGSGEPTKAICSTLLAQAFESIRYPILPEIETVLGHVGGREQRQEILHIRNYSLYTPRDFDVSPFFDIVKPRLHAGFDYRALQWSKDGGAP comes from the coding sequence ATGGGTCTGCTGCGTTTCGCCGGGCGCCGGATGGCGCGTTTCCTTGCCCAGCCGCGGCGCCACCAGACGCGCCCTTCCACCAGCGACCCGGCCCTGCTGGCGCGCACCCTGCAGCGTGGCGACGTGCTGCTGGTGGAGGGCAACAGCCGCTTCGCCACCGCGATCAAGTACCTCACCCAGTCCACCTGGTCGCATGCCGCGCTCTACATCGGCGAGGAACCGCTGGCCGAGGGTGGGCCGCCGCGGCCGATGCTGATCGATGCCGATGTGGAGCAGGGCGTGCGGCGCATCGGCCTGGGCGAGTTCGCCCACCAGCACACCCGCATCTGTCGCCCGCAAGGGCTGCCGCCGGAGGCGGTCGACCGGTTGGTCGATTACATGCGCGCGCGCATCGGCCACAGCTACGACCTGAAGAACGTGTTCGACCTGGCGCGCTACCTGATCCGGCAGCCGCCGGTGCCGGCGCACATGCGCCGCCGGTTGATTGCACTGGGCAGCGGCGAGCCGACCAAGGCGATCTGCTCGACCCTGCTGGCGCAGGCGTTCGAATCGATCCGCTACCCGATCCTGCCCGAGATAGAGACCGTGCTCGGCCATGTCGGCGGGCGCGAGCAGCGGCAGGAAATCCTGCACATCCGCAACTACAGCCTCTACACCCCGCGCGACTTCGATGTGTCGCCGTTCTTCGACATCGTCAAGCCGCGGCTGCATGCCGGGTTCGACTACCGTGCGCTGCAGTGGAGCAAAGATGGCGGGGCGCCATAG